The following proteins are encoded in a genomic region of Bradyrhizobium sp. SK17:
- a CDS encoding RNA polymerase sigma factor produces the protein MGDVNQARLRDQLVENYGGLITRLTRRLGSSDFAHEALHETFLRLDRVTEAEPVRSPNDYLFRIAINVAKDRHRAQNYRVGVSDVEAILDICDDQPDATRVVEARSEIAALKRALAELPERPRRVLEGISIEGRTAHDVADHLRVSLRTVENDLRLALRHCAAALGRTVVRRSGGPRLRP, from the coding sequence GTGGGTGATGTCAATCAGGCCAGGCTGCGCGACCAGTTGGTGGAGAACTATGGCGGGCTCATTACAAGGCTGACGCGCCGCCTGGGATCCTCCGACTTCGCCCATGAAGCGCTGCACGAGACATTCCTGCGGCTGGATCGGGTCACGGAAGCGGAGCCGGTGCGCAGCCCGAACGACTATCTGTTTCGCATCGCTATCAATGTCGCCAAGGATCGCCACCGGGCGCAGAATTATCGCGTCGGCGTGTCCGACGTGGAAGCAATATTGGATATCTGCGATGATCAGCCCGACGCCACGAGGGTGGTCGAGGCGCGCTCGGAGATCGCAGCCTTGAAGCGCGCGTTGGCCGAGCTTCCGGAGCGGCCGCGTCGCGTGCTCGAGGGCATTTCGATCGAGGGCCGCACAGCGCATGACGTGGCGGATCACCTGCGGGTCAGCCTTCGGACGGTCGAGAATGATCTCCGGCTGGCCTTGCGGCATTGTGCGGCCGCTCTTGGCCGCACCGTGGTCCGCCGCTCCGGTGGGCCGAGGTTGCGTCCGTGA